In Psychrobacter ciconiae, the genomic window ATGCCAAATGCTCAATCAAACGGTCATAAAAGCCATTGATGTTTAAAATAATCATCGGCTTTTCATGTTGATACAACTGCCGCCACGTGGCGATTTCCATGATTTCCTCAAGCGTTCCAAGACCACCCGGCAAGGTAATAAAGGCATCGGCGTATTCTGCCATGACCGTTTTTCGGGTGTGCATGGTATCGGTCAAATGCAGCCGCGTTAACGCATCGTGAGCAACTTCATGCTTGAGCATAAAGGTTGGAATGACCCCAACCGCTTGCGCGCCGCCTTTGATGATCTCATCGGCAACTGCGCCCATAAGCCCAATGCTTGCGCCGCCATAAACCAGCCCCATGCCGTTTTGTGCAAGCTTCTGCCCAAGCTCGCGTG contains:
- a CDS encoding LOG family protein, with the protein product MPLVAVYCGSRLGNDGIYEQAARELGQKLAQNGMGLVYGGASIGLMGAVADEIIKGGAQAVGVIPTFMLKHEVAHDALTRLHLTDTMHTRKTVMAEYADAFITLPGGLGTLEEIMEIATWRQLYQHEKPMIILNINGFYDRLIEHLAFTAEQGFMKQDDLERLVVCNSVDDAIELLHVLVKIDEPVDTDKMAGS